In a single window of the Sphingosinicella microcystinivorans genome:
- the parE gene encoding DNA topoisomerase IV subunit B yields the protein MSDLFTGAANPTDYTADQIEVLEGLEPVRRRPGMYIGGTDERALHHLAAEVLDNSMDEAVAGHANRIEVSLASDGTLTIADNGRGIPVDAHPKYPGKSALEVIFTMLHSGGKFSSKAYATSGGLHGVGISVVNALSDELVVEVARNRELYRQRYSRGHTASGLEKVGAAPNRRGTTIAFHPDPEIFGDKATFRPARLYRLARSKAYLFRGVEIRWSCDPELISDDTPAAAVFQFPGGLADHLAEQLGDRDCATNEFFSGRAEFPDSQGSAEWAVAWPLYGEGSASYYCNTIPTPAGGTHEAGLRAALVKGIRAFAGLVGQKKGEGLTAEDVLSGAEIMLSVFIREPQFQSQTKDRLTSPEAAKFVEAAVKDHFDHFLADNMERGRALLGFALERMDERLKRRAEKEIKRKTATSARRLRLPGKLTDCASDAPEGTEIFIVEGDSAGGSAKQARDRKTQAILPIRGKILNVASANSQKIGANQEIADLIQALGCGTRDRFDPDALRYDRVVIMTDADVDGAHIATLLMTFFFQEMAGLVKNGHLYLAQPPLYRLSQGGKVAYARDDAHKDELLAGDFAGRGKVEIGRFKGLGEMSPMQLRETTMDPEKRTLIRVTLPDTYEERAPVVDLVDRLMGRNPEHRFNFIQERAASVSEDAIDV from the coding sequence ATGAGTGACCTTTTCACCGGCGCCGCCAACCCGACCGACTACACCGCAGACCAGATCGAAGTGCTCGAAGGGCTGGAGCCGGTTCGCCGCCGCCCCGGCATGTATATCGGCGGCACCGACGAGCGCGCGCTGCATCACCTCGCCGCCGAGGTGCTCGACAACAGCATGGACGAGGCGGTCGCCGGGCACGCGAACCGCATCGAGGTCTCGCTCGCCTCCGACGGTACGCTGACGATCGCCGACAACGGTCGCGGCATCCCGGTCGACGCGCACCCCAAGTATCCGGGCAAGTCGGCGCTCGAAGTGATCTTCACCATGCTGCACTCGGGCGGCAAATTCTCCAGCAAGGCCTACGCGACCTCGGGCGGCCTGCACGGCGTCGGCATCTCCGTGGTGAACGCGCTCTCCGACGAGCTCGTCGTCGAGGTGGCGCGAAACCGCGAGCTTTACCGCCAGCGCTATTCGCGCGGCCATACGGCATCCGGGCTGGAAAAGGTCGGCGCGGCGCCGAACCGGCGCGGCACGACGATCGCGTTCCACCCGGACCCGGAAATCTTCGGCGACAAGGCGACGTTCCGCCCTGCCCGCCTCTACCGGCTCGCACGCTCCAAGGCCTATCTGTTCCGGGGCGTCGAAATCCGCTGGTCGTGCGACCCTGAACTCATCAGCGACGACACGCCCGCGGCCGCGGTGTTCCAGTTCCCCGGCGGCCTTGCCGACCATCTCGCCGAACAGCTCGGCGACCGGGACTGCGCGACCAACGAGTTCTTCTCCGGACGCGCCGAATTCCCGGATTCGCAGGGCTCGGCCGAGTGGGCGGTGGCGTGGCCGCTCTACGGCGAAGGCTCGGCGAGCTACTACTGCAACACCATCCCGACGCCTGCGGGCGGCACGCACGAGGCGGGCCTGCGCGCCGCGCTCGTCAAGGGCATCCGCGCCTTCGCGGGCCTCGTCGGGCAGAAGAAGGGCGAAGGCCTCACCGCCGAGGACGTGCTTTCGGGCGCGGAGATCATGCTCTCCGTGTTCATCCGCGAGCCGCAGTTCCAGAGCCAGACCAAGGACCGGCTGACGAGCCCGGAGGCCGCGAAGTTCGTGGAGGCCGCGGTCAAGGACCATTTCGACCATTTCCTCGCCGACAACATGGAGCGCGGCCGCGCGCTCCTCGGCTTCGCGCTCGAACGCATGGACGAGCGGCTGAAACGCCGCGCCGAGAAGGAGATCAAGCGCAAGACCGCGACGAGCGCGCGCCGCCTGCGCCTGCCCGGCAAGCTCACCGACTGCGCGTCCGACGCGCCCGAGGGCACCGAGATCTTCATCGTCGAGGGCGATTCGGCGGGCGGCTCGGCCAAGCAGGCGCGCGACCGCAAGACGCAGGCGATCCTGCCCATCCGCGGCAAGATCCTGAACGTCGCCTCGGCGAACAGCCAGAAGATCGGCGCCAACCAGGAGATCGCCGATCTCATCCAGGCGCTCGGCTGCGGCACGCGCGACCGCTTCGATCCGGATGCGCTGCGCTACGACCGCGTCGTCATCATGACCGACGCCGACGTCGACGGCGCCCACATCGCGACGCTGCTGATGACCTTCTTCTTCCAGGAGATGGCGGGCCTCGTGAAGAACGGCCACCTCTACCTCGCGCAGCCGCCGCTCTACCGCCTGTCGCAGGGCGGCAAGGTCGCCTACGCGCGCGACGACGCGCACAAGGACGAGCTGCTCGCGGGCGATTTCGCCGGGCGCGGCAAGGTGGAGATCGGCCGCTTCAAGGGCCTCGGCGAGATGTCGCCCATGCAGCTCCGCGAGACCACGATGGACCCGGAGAAGCGCACGCTGATCCGCGTGACGCTGCCCGACACCTACGAGGAGCGCGCGCCCGTCGTCGATCTCGTCGACCGGCTGATGGGCCGCAACCCGGAGCACCGCTTCAATTTCATTCAGGAGCGCGCCGCCAGCGTTTCGGAGGACGCGATCGACGTTTAG
- a CDS encoding LysR family transcriptional regulator, whose product MLPLNALRVFDAAARHLSFTKAADELAVTPAAVGQQIRTLEDVLGTVLFRRMTRNLELTDEAVRSLPALREGFAKLEEAVAIMQAGQGEERLTIAAPRDFIGKWLAPRLGLIKASTPARQVTILPSEGPVDFNAANLDAAVFFGAMPAEEELSGKLIAPGTVALVAAPEIAANVKIVSEVAAQPLIEHPSADWRGWFEAHGLHMADRNASLGVADAGLAIDSAVSGYGIARVPLVLAEADIAAGRLAVVMEPKSSDEAYWLIAPSAQWRQKKVRDLVAALSD is encoded by the coding sequence TTGCTGCCCCTGAATGCCCTGCGCGTCTTCGACGCGGCGGCGCGGCATCTGTCGTTCACCAAGGCGGCGGACGAGCTTGCGGTGACGCCCGCCGCCGTGGGCCAGCAGATCCGCACGCTCGAGGACGTGCTCGGCACCGTGCTGTTCCGGCGCATGACGCGCAACCTCGAACTCACCGACGAGGCGGTGCGCAGCCTGCCTGCGCTGCGCGAAGGCTTCGCGAAGCTGGAGGAAGCGGTCGCGATCATGCAGGCCGGGCAGGGCGAGGAGCGCCTGACCATCGCCGCGCCGCGCGACTTCATCGGCAAGTGGCTGGCGCCGCGGCTCGGCCTCATCAAGGCGTCGACGCCCGCGCGGCAGGTGACGATCCTCCCCTCGGAGGGGCCGGTCGATTTCAACGCCGCCAATCTCGACGCGGCGGTCTTCTTCGGCGCGATGCCCGCCGAGGAGGAACTGAGCGGCAAGCTGATCGCGCCGGGCACGGTCGCGCTGGTGGCGGCGCCGGAGATCGCCGCGAACGTGAAGATCGTCTCGGAAGTCGCCGCGCAGCCGCTCATCGAGCACCCATCCGCGGACTGGCGCGGCTGGTTCGAGGCGCACGGCCTCCACATGGCCGACCGCAACGCCAGCCTCGGCGTCGCCGACGCCGGGCTCGCCATCGACAGCGCGGTTTCCGGCTACGGCATCGCGCGCGTGCCGCTGGTGCTCGCCGAGGCCGACATCGCCGCCGGGCGGCTCGCCGTCGTCATGGAGCCGAAGTCTTCCGACGAGGCCTACTGGCTGATCGCCCCGAGCGCGCAGTGGCGGCAGAAGAAGGTGCGCGATCTGGTGGCGGCGCTTTCCGACTAA
- the sseA gene encoding 3-mercaptopyruvate sulfurtransferase, giving the protein MDSLVTTEWLAKELGANDLRIVDASYFLDARDARAEFEAGHIPGTVFMDLGELSDTGSSLPNMVPSAEKFASRMQAIGLGDGSRIVVYDNSPLRSSARAWWLLTLFGAHEVAILDGGLQKWKAEGRAMESGKPVVRHRHFTVWKDKAQVRDLAQMKENLKTKAEQVVDARGAARFRGEEPETRPGVRPGHIPGSFNLPHSELFDEDGTWKQGDALRAAFRDVGIDPEKPVVTTCGSGVTAAVLSFGLHLIGAKKTALYDGSWSEWGGEADTPVVTGAA; this is encoded by the coding sequence ATGGATTCGCTGGTGACGACGGAATGGCTCGCAAAAGAGCTTGGCGCAAACGACCTGCGCATCGTCGATGCCTCCTACTTCCTTGACGCGCGCGACGCCCGCGCCGAGTTCGAGGCCGGACACATTCCGGGCACGGTGTTCATGGACCTCGGCGAGCTTTCCGACACCGGCTCCAGCCTTCCCAACATGGTGCCGAGCGCCGAGAAGTTCGCCAGCCGGATGCAGGCGATCGGCCTCGGCGACGGCAGCCGCATCGTCGTCTACGACAACTCGCCGCTGCGTTCGTCCGCGCGCGCATGGTGGCTGCTGACCCTGTTCGGCGCGCACGAAGTCGCGATTCTCGACGGCGGGCTCCAGAAGTGGAAGGCGGAAGGCCGCGCGATGGAATCGGGCAAGCCGGTCGTGCGCCATCGTCACTTCACCGTCTGGAAGGACAAGGCGCAGGTCCGCGACCTCGCGCAGATGAAGGAAAACCTGAAGACGAAGGCCGAGCAGGTCGTCGACGCGCGCGGCGCGGCGCGCTTCCGCGGCGAGGAGCCGGAAACCCGCCCCGGCGTGCGCCCCGGCCATATCCCGGGCTCGTTCAACCTGCCCCATTCGGAACTGTTCGACGAAGACGGCACCTGGAAGCAGGGCGACGCGCTGCGCGCCGCGTTCCGCGATGTCGGCATTGACCCGGAGAAGCCCGTCGTCACCACCTGCGGCTCGGGCGTCACCGCCGCCGTGCTCTCCTTCGGCCTGCACCTGATCGGCGCGAAGAAAACGGCGCTTTACGACGGCTCGTGGTCGGAATGGGGCGGCGAGGCGGATACGCCGGTCGTGACCGGAGCGGCGTGA
- the queE gene encoding 7-carboxy-7-deazaguanine synthase — protein sequence MTYAVKEIYATLQGEGAQTGRRAVFLRFAGCNLWSGLERDRANAVCTFCDTDFVGTDGPGGGKFVDAGALAGAVAAAWGDAPDHRLVVCTGGEPLLQLDRPLIDALHARGFSVAIETNGTLAAPEGIDWICVSPKADAELVQRYGDELKLVYPQPNNSPEMFEHLDFRNFFLQPMDGPAQAENIAAATEYCLAHPKWRLSLQTHKLIGIP from the coding sequence ATGACCTACGCGGTCAAGGAAATCTATGCGACATTGCAGGGCGAAGGCGCGCAGACCGGCCGCCGCGCCGTGTTCCTGCGCTTCGCCGGCTGCAACCTCTGGTCCGGGCTGGAGCGCGACCGCGCAAACGCGGTCTGCACCTTCTGCGACACGGATTTCGTCGGCACCGACGGTCCGGGCGGCGGCAAGTTCGTGGACGCCGGGGCGCTCGCCGGGGCGGTCGCGGCGGCATGGGGCGATGCCCCGGATCACCGCCTCGTCGTCTGCACCGGCGGCGAGCCTCTGCTGCAACTGGACCGCCCGCTGATCGACGCGCTGCACGCCCGCGGCTTCTCGGTCGCCATCGAGACCAACGGCACGCTCGCCGCGCCCGAAGGGATCGACTGGATCTGCGTCAGCCCCAAGGCGGATGCCGAGCTGGTGCAGCGCTATGGCGACGAGTTGAAGCTCGTCTATCCGCAGCCGAACAACAGCCCGGAGATGTTCGAGCATCTCGACTTCCGGAATTTCTTCCTGCAACCGATGGACGGCCCCGCGCAGGCTGAGAATATCGCCGCCGCGACGGAATACTGCCTCGCGCATCCGAAGTGGCGCCTGTCGCTCCAGACGCACAAGCTGATCGGGATTCCCTAA
- the metC gene encoding cystathionine beta-lyase yields MSGDEPGGDAPATRLVHAGRRPEWTHGVVNPPVYRASTCLFETLDAYEAASRNPDAGLYYGRRGTPTQWALAEALTEMEPGAAGTHLFPSGVAAIAAALMAATSSGGHLLMADNVYEPTRVMAKSVLARTGVETEFYDPALGDGIAPLIRANTQAIYMESPGSLTFEVQDVPAVAALARERGLVSILDNTWATPLLFPAIGHGVDLSVQSLTKYVVGHSDALMGSVTAAPDAWQHFRSTALRLGQTAAPDDCALALRGLRTLAVRMERHGKTALALAEALATHPAVERVICPGLADDPGHALWTRDFSGYASLFAIALKPGDREALAACVDGLRHFGMGFSFGGYESLVLPINPRPLRTATRWKTDGPMLRIHCGLEDAGDLIADMTAGLDRYLA; encoded by the coding sequence GTGAGCGGGGACGAGCCCGGCGGTGACGCCCCCGCCACCAGACTCGTCCATGCCGGGCGCCGCCCGGAATGGACGCATGGCGTGGTCAATCCGCCGGTCTACCGCGCCTCGACATGCCTCTTCGAGACGCTGGACGCCTATGAGGCTGCCTCCCGAAACCCCGACGCCGGGCTCTACTACGGCCGCCGCGGCACGCCGACGCAGTGGGCGCTCGCCGAGGCGCTGACCGAAATGGAACCGGGCGCGGCGGGCACGCACCTGTTCCCGTCGGGCGTCGCCGCCATCGCCGCCGCGCTGATGGCGGCAACGTCTTCGGGCGGTCATCTCCTGATGGCCGACAACGTCTACGAGCCGACGCGCGTGATGGCGAAATCGGTTCTGGCGCGGACCGGCGTCGAGACCGAGTTCTACGACCCGGCGCTCGGCGACGGCATCGCGCCGCTGATCCGCGCGAACACGCAGGCGATCTACATGGAAAGCCCCGGCTCGCTGACCTTCGAGGTGCAGGACGTGCCCGCCGTCGCGGCGCTCGCCCGCGAGCGCGGCCTCGTCAGCATCCTCGACAACACGTGGGCGACGCCCCTGCTCTTTCCGGCGATCGGGCACGGCGTCGACCTCTCGGTGCAGTCGCTCACCAAATATGTCGTCGGCCACAGCGACGCGCTGATGGGCTCGGTGACGGCAGCGCCCGATGCGTGGCAGCATTTCCGGAGCACCGCGCTCCGGCTCGGCCAGACGGCAGCGCCCGACGACTGCGCGCTCGCGCTGCGCGGCCTGCGCACGCTCGCCGTCCGCATGGAGCGCCACGGCAAGACGGCGCTCGCGCTCGCCGAGGCGCTTGCAACGCATCCCGCCGTCGAGCGCGTGATCTGTCCGGGCCTTGCCGATGACCCCGGCCACGCGCTCTGGACGCGCGATTTCAGCGGCTACGCCAGCCTGTTCGCTATTGCGCTGAAGCCCGGCGACCGTGAGGCGCTGGCGGCGTGCGTGGACGGCCTCCGCCACTTCGGCATGGGCTTCTCGTTCGGCGGCTACGAAAGCCTCGTGCTACCCATCAATCCCCGGCCGCTACGCACCGCGACGCGCTGGAAGACGGACGGCCCGATGCTCCGCATCCACTGCGGGCTCGAAGACGCAGGAGACCTGATCGCCGACATGACCGCGGGGCTGGACCGTTATCTCGCCTGA
- the queC gene encoding 7-cyano-7-deazaguanine synthase QueC, translating to MSENAAIVLLSGGLDSVTCAAIAHAGGYAVHALTIDYNQRHRVELDAARRAAARYAARHIVLPLDLRAFGGSALTGDIAVPKGDGPVDSGVIPPTYVPARNTVFLSVALAWAEAIGARDIFIGVNALDYSGYPDCRPAFITAFEALAATATKAGAEGGRFKVHTPLIALDKAGIAREAARLGVDIAGTWTCYDPATGADGASLHCGRCDACRLRHKGFEEAGLPDPTAYAAP from the coding sequence ATGTCCGAAAACGCCGCCATCGTTCTCCTGTCCGGAGGGCTCGATTCCGTCACGTGCGCCGCCATCGCGCACGCGGGCGGATATGCCGTGCACGCGCTCACCATCGACTACAACCAACGCCACCGCGTGGAGCTGGACGCGGCGCGGCGGGCGGCGGCGCGCTATGCCGCGCGGCACATCGTGCTGCCGCTCGACCTGCGGGCGTTCGGCGGCTCGGCGCTCACGGGCGACATCGCCGTGCCGAAGGGCGACGGCCCCGTGGACAGCGGCGTGATACCGCCGACCTACGTGCCGGCGCGCAACACGGTGTTCCTGTCGGTGGCGCTCGCGTGGGCCGAGGCGATCGGCGCGCGCGACATCTTCATCGGGGTGAATGCGCTCGACTATTCGGGCTATCCGGATTGCCGCCCCGCCTTCATCACCGCGTTCGAGGCGCTCGCCGCCACCGCCACGAAGGCGGGCGCCGAGGGCGGGCGCTTCAAGGTGCATACGCCGCTCATCGCGCTCGACAAGGCGGGCATCGCGCGCGAGGCTGCGCGCCTCGGCGTCGACATCGCCGGAACGTGGACCTGCTACGATCCCGCGACGGGCGCGGACGGAGCGTCGCTCCACTGCGGCCGCTGCGACGCCTGCCGCCTCAGGCACAAGGGCTTCGAGGAGGCGGGCCTCCCCGACCCCACCGCCTACGCGGCGCCATGA
- a CDS encoding penicillin-binding protein 1A: MARLAQLPGELKSRFRALPRWVRVLSYVAGGLAALGFLAVFAAWLIFARGLPDAAQLAEYEPPLPSHVRAVDGTPFTSFARERRIFLDYEQTPKQLVGAFVSAEDKTFFTHPGIDLPGIFQAAITNFKAMGTGKRPVGASTITQQVAKNLLLTNEVSYVRKVKEIFLARRIEQALTKPEIIELYLNQIFLGRSAYGVQAASFAYFNKPVDELSLAEAAFLAVLPKAPANYNPSTETGRARALARRNWVLEQMAENGYVTRAEARAAAAEPIAVVNRAEIPRDRTGDYFIEDIRRELVEKYGEEGEHGIYTGGLWIRSTIDPVMQRAAETALRDGLVKYDRPRGWRGATDKIDLGDGWPQRLRAVNLPVGYDDWRAAVVLEKAGGTISLGFEDGTRGRMSAQNASLPVRGVGVPAFQRLAPGDVIPVKRVAGDDYTLRQIPDVGGGMVVMEVSTGRVLAMVGGFDARRSQYNRATQAMRQPGSAIKPFVYAAALDNGYTPASVIVDGPYCVFQTRSLGTKCFRNFSGGYAGPQTMRWGLEQSRNLMTVRLAYNTGMDKVVETIDQMGIAKLAPVLSMSLGAGETTVLRLTNAYAMLANGGKRQSPVLYDLIQDRHGRTIYRADARDCAGCSAPDWDGDAMPRPADARPQAIDAKTAYQVIHMLEGVVQRGTAVVLRDLDRPMFGKTGTTNGPTNVWFVGGTADVVAGLYLGFDEPQNMGGYAQGGTLAAPVFKQFAIAALKDAPKRPFEIAPGVRMVRIDRRSGKRVYGGWQVDTDPRAAVIWEAFKPESEPRRLAAAYDPFEKREIVRSDSDFLQSTGGIY; this comes from the coding sequence ATGGCACGTCTTGCCCAGCTTCCCGGCGAACTCAAAAGCCGTTTCCGTGCCCTGCCGCGCTGGGTGCGGGTGCTCTCCTATGTCGCGGGCGGTCTGGCGGCGCTCGGCTTCCTCGCGGTGTTCGCCGCCTGGCTGATTTTCGCGCGCGGGCTCCCCGATGCGGCGCAGCTCGCCGAGTACGAGCCGCCGCTGCCCAGCCATGTGCGCGCCGTGGACGGGACGCCGTTCACGAGCTTCGCGCGCGAGCGGCGCATCTTCCTCGACTACGAGCAGACGCCGAAGCAGCTCGTCGGCGCGTTCGTGTCCGCCGAGGACAAGACGTTCTTCACGCATCCCGGCATCGACCTGCCCGGCATCTTCCAGGCGGCGATCACCAACTTCAAGGCGATGGGCACGGGCAAGCGGCCCGTCGGCGCCTCCACGATCACGCAGCAGGTGGCGAAGAACCTCCTGCTCACGAACGAGGTCAGCTACGTGCGCAAGGTGAAGGAGATATTCCTCGCCCGGCGCATCGAGCAGGCGCTCACCAAGCCCGAGATCATCGAGCTTTACCTGAACCAGATCTTCCTCGGCCGCAGCGCCTACGGCGTGCAGGCGGCGTCGTTCGCCTATTTCAACAAGCCGGTCGACGAGCTTTCGCTGGCTGAGGCGGCGTTCCTCGCCGTGCTGCCGAAGGCGCCCGCCAACTACAATCCCTCGACCGAGACGGGCCGCGCCCGCGCGCTCGCGCGCCGCAACTGGGTGCTCGAGCAAATGGCGGAGAACGGCTACGTGACGCGGGCCGAGGCGCGCGCCGCCGCCGCCGAGCCGATCGCCGTCGTCAACCGCGCCGAAATCCCGCGCGACCGCACCGGCGACTATTTCATCGAGGACATCCGCCGCGAACTCGTCGAGAAATACGGCGAGGAGGGTGAGCACGGCATCTACACGGGCGGGCTCTGGATTCGCTCCACGATCGACCCGGTGATGCAGCGCGCCGCCGAGACGGCGCTGCGCGACGGGCTGGTGAAGTACGACCGGCCGCGCGGCTGGCGCGGTGCCACCGACAAGATCGACCTCGGCGATGGCTGGCCGCAGCGGCTGCGCGCGGTGAACCTGCCGGTCGGCTATGACGACTGGCGCGCCGCCGTCGTGCTCGAAAAGGCCGGCGGCACGATCTCGCTCGGCTTCGAGGACGGCACGAGGGGCCGCATGTCCGCGCAGAACGCCTCGCTGCCCGTGCGCGGGGTCGGCGTGCCCGCGTTCCAGCGCCTCGCGCCCGGCGATGTGATCCCGGTGAAACGCGTGGCGGGCGACGACTACACGCTGCGCCAGATCCCGGACGTCGGCGGCGGCATGGTGGTGATGGAGGTGTCGACGGGCCGCGTGCTGGCGATGGTCGGCGGCTTCGACGCGCGCCGCTCGCAGTATAACCGCGCGACGCAGGCGATGCGGCAGCCGGGCTCGGCGATCAAGCCGTTCGTCTATGCGGCGGCGCTCGACAACGGCTACACGCCCGCGTCGGTGATCGTCGACGGCCCTTACTGCGTGTTCCAGACGCGCTCGCTCGGCACCAAGTGCTTCCGCAACTTCTCGGGCGGCTACGCGGGTCCGCAGACGATGCGCTGGGGCCTCGAGCAGTCGCGCAACCTGATGACGGTGCGTCTCGCCTACAACACGGGCATGGACAAGGTCGTCGAGACCATCGACCAGATGGGCATCGCCAAGCTGGCGCCGGTGCTTTCCATGTCGCTCGGCGCGGGCGAGACGACGGTGCTGAGGCTGACGAACGCCTATGCGATGCTCGCGAACGGCGGCAAGCGGCAGTCGCCGGTGCTTTACGACCTCATCCAGGACCGGCACGGCCGCACCATCTACCGCGCCGACGCACGCGACTGCGCGGGTTGCAGCGCGCCGGACTGGGACGGCGACGCGATGCCGCGCCCGGCCGACGCGCGGCCGCAGGCGATCGACGCGAAGACCGCCTATCAGGTCATCCACATGCTGGAAGGCGTGGTGCAGCGGGGGACGGCGGTCGTGCTGCGTGATCTCGATCGGCCCATGTTCGGCAAGACCGGCACGACCAACGGCCCGACCAACGTGTGGTTCGTGGGCGGCACGGCGGACGTCGTCGCCGGGCTCTATCTCGGCTTCGACGAGCCGCAGAACATGGGCGGCTACGCGCAGGGCGGCACGCTCGCCGCGCCCGTGTTCAAGCAGTTCGCCATCGCCGCGCTCAAGGATGCGCCGAAGCGCCCGTTCGAGATCGCGCCGGGCGTCCGCATGGTCCGCATCGACCGGCGCTCCGGCAAGCGCGTCTACGGCGGCTGGCAGGTCGATACCGATCCGCGCGCGGCGGTGATCTGGGAGGCGTTCAAGCCCGAAAGCGAGCCGCGCCGCCTCGCCGCCGCCTACGACCCGTTCGAGAAGCGCGAGATCGTGCGCTCCGACAGCGACTTCTTGCAATCCACCGGCGGCATTTACTAG
- the queF gene encoding preQ(1) synthase, with the protein METTHLGKPSALPASPEDAKLDYVPNPRPQSRYLVRFAAPEFTSLCPVTGQPDFAHLVIDYVPAAAIVESKSLKLFLGSFRNHAAFHEDCTVGIGERLLREMAPHWLRIGGYWYPRGGIPIDVFWQSGPQPADVWVPDQGVAPYRGRG; encoded by the coding sequence ATGGAAACGACGCATCTCGGCAAGCCGAGCGCGCTTCCGGCGTCGCCGGAGGACGCGAAGCTCGACTACGTGCCCAATCCGCGGCCCCAAAGCCGCTACCTCGTGCGCTTCGCCGCGCCGGAGTTCACCTCGCTCTGCCCGGTGACAGGCCAGCCCGATTTCGCGCACCTCGTCATCGACTACGTGCCCGCCGCGGCCATCGTCGAATCGAAGTCGCTGAAGCTGTTCCTCGGTTCCTTCCGCAACCACGCGGCGTTCCACGAGGATTGCACGGTTGGCATCGGCGAGCGGCTGCTGCGTGAAATGGCGCCGCACTGGCTGCGCATTGGCGGCTACTGGTATCCGCGCGGCGGCATTCCCATCGACGTGTTCTGGCAATCCGGACCCCAACCGGCGGACGTGTGGGTGCCGGATCAGGGCGTTGCGCCGTATCGGGGGCGGGGTTAG
- the prfB gene encoding peptide chain release factor 2 (programmed frameshift), translated as MRAEALNHVDRIKQALALLRRFLDWDVALKRLDELNAEAENPELWNDPKAAQKLMQERRRLDEAIQATRSIQTELDDTVELAEMAEAEGDEGLVNDAIAALEVLANRADTDKVAALLSGEADANDTYIEINAGAGGTESQDWASMLQRMYQRWGERRGYKVELVDYHGGEQAGIKSATLMVKGENAYGYAKTESGVHRLVRISPYDSAARRHTSFASVWVYPVVDDDIEVEINESDLKIDTYRSSGAGGQHVNTTDSAVRITHVPTGIIVACQNQRSQHKNRAEAMKQLKARLYEAELQKREAEANAVNATKTDIGWGHQIRSYVLQPYQQVKDLRTGIVNTSPSDVLDGDLDAFMAAALAQRVTGEKVDVSDDD; from the exons ATGCGCGCCGAAGCGCTCAATCATGTCGACCGGATCAAGCAGGCGCTGGCCCTGCTGAGGAGGTTTCTT GACTGGGATGTCGCCCTCAAACGCCTCGACGAACTGAACGCCGAGGCCGAGAACCCCGAGCTCTGGAACGACCCCAAGGCCGCGCAGAAGCTGATGCAGGAGCGCCGCCGCCTCGACGAGGCGATTCAGGCGACGCGCAGCATCCAGACGGAGCTGGACGATACCGTCGAGCTGGCGGAAATGGCCGAGGCGGAAGGCGACGAAGGCCTCGTGAACGACGCCATCGCTGCGCTGGAGGTACTCGCGAACCGGGCTGACACGGACAAGGTCGCCGCGCTGCTTTCGGGCGAGGCGGACGCCAACGACACCTATATCGAGATCAACGCGGGTGCGGGCGGCACCGAGAGCCAGGACTGGGCCTCGATGCTCCAGCGCATGTACCAGCGCTGGGGGGAGCGGCGCGGCTACAAGGTCGAGCTGGTGGACTATCACGGCGGCGAGCAGGCGGGCATCAAGTCCGCGACGCTGATGGTGAAGGGCGAGAACGCCTACGGCTACGCCAAGACCGAGAGCGGCGTGCACCGGCTGGTGCGCATCAGCCCCTACGACAGCGCGGCGCGGCGGCACACGAGCTTCGCGAGCGTCTGGGTCTATCCGGTCGTCGACGACGACATCGAGGTCGAGATCAATGAGAGCGATCTCAAGATCGACACCTATCGCTCGTCGGGCGCGGGCGGCCAGCACGTCAACACGACGGACAGCGCCGTGCGCATCACGCATGTGCCCACCGGCATCATCGTCGCCTGCCAGAACCAGCGCAGCCAGCACAAGAACCGCGCCGAGGCGATGAAGCAGCTGAAGGCGCGCCTCTACGAGGCGGAGCTCCAGAAGCGTGAGGCGGAGGCGAACGCGGTGAACGCCACCAAGACCGACATCGGCTGGGGCCACCAGATCCGAAGCTACGTGCTCCAGCCCTACCAGCAGGTGAAGGACCTGCGGACCGGCATCGTCAACACGAGCCCGAGCGACGTGCTCGACGGCGACCTCGACGCGTTCATGGCGGCGGCGCTCGCGCAGCGCGTGACGGGCGAGAAGGTGGACGTTTCCGACGACGACTGA